From the genome of Triticum aestivum cultivar Chinese Spring chromosome 3B, IWGSC CS RefSeq v2.1, whole genome shotgun sequence, one region includes:
- the LOC123072443 gene encoding uncharacterized protein, which produces MTNEKKQRQLIQRGRPPSKTHQRTNSFLTREEEGEAQSQLPSVLTCLRPAGRWGAGPEATWPSQERSRRRRCAGRPWRWRRPGRKGSIRMNQPTPSPAASTGARLSACQWLTEAAIAGDRLPHLVPLLLRLSSSLPRGAGSRRIRQSGAGQRPPSSPSFGEGRGPGRCGVGRATRGRRWRRDEGTCDGHRQTEAGSGGAAGAALEREVRRRSRGRGGWRWSSLTMAGRRREREGERKRDSGLLVAAGDGGWRGVVGAASWTPAPSGGEWPSVESGNG; this is translated from the coding sequence ATGACAAATGAAAAAAAACAGAGGCAACTAATTCAGCGAGGCCGCCCACCCAGCAAAACGCACCAAAGAACCAATTCTTTCTTAACCAGAGAAGAAGAAGGTGAGGCCCAATCTCAGCTGCCGTCTGTCCTTACCTGCCTACGTCCGGCGGGCCGATGGGGGGCCGGACCTGAGGCGACATGGCCCTCCCAAGAGAGAAGCAGGCGTCGGCGCTGTGCAGGCCGTCCATGGCGATGGAGACGCCCGGGCAGGAAGGGCTCGATCCGGATGAACCAGCCCACACCGAGCCCGGCCGCCTCAACAGGAGCTCGTCTCTCTGCCTGCCAGTGGCTCACCGAagccgccatcgccggcgaccgCCTCCCTCACCTTGTGCCCCTTCTCCTTCGCCTTTCTTCCTCTCTTCCCCGAGGAGCGGGGAGCCGGCGAATCCGTCAGTCAGGAGCTGGGCAGCGCCCTCCATCATCGCCGTCGTTTGGGGAGGGACGCGGTCCTGGTCGATGCGGTGTGGGGCGGGCGACGCggggcaggaggtggcggcgggatGAAGGTACATGCGATGGGCACCGGCAAACAGAGGCGGGCAGCGGAGGTGCTGCAGGAGCGGCGCTCGAGcgcgaggtgaggaggaggagcagaggaaggggAGGCTGGAGGTGGTCCTCGCTGACGATGGCGGGACGCAGGCGTGAGCGGGAGGGTGAGAGGAAACGGGACAGCGGCCTGCTGGTGGCTGCCGGCGACGGCGGGTGGCGAGGGGTCGTCGGAGCGGCGTCGTGGACGCCGGCGCCAAGCGGCGGCGAGTGGCCGTCAGTGGAGTCTGGGAATGGATAA